One region of Brachyhypopomus gauderio isolate BG-103 chromosome 9, BGAUD_0.2, whole genome shotgun sequence genomic DNA includes:
- the LOC143522559 gene encoding uncharacterized protein LOC143522559 isoform X1, with protein MSWPSLNSQGACWSSRNLPSTMCVVLSEHQVQRHRVNLKRVSSSTFHPTSAILKGVKPGPVDAMVVLKPKPGATTASGVRSTLFKGYSGELPHPATLNHGPVYAGIKADSLPLICTMNISPDKPLVDSIFGKVQVGRVLSYQQPPPPSDSVVIHEDAPPFPSLPLECYHLSPPEYSFVPTHQEQLHLSSLSVTLSQSHLIEEATRSQSATPEWHSLRREKVTASHFREVSHVRGPGAAESLAERIIRGTRQTAHMKRGLEMETGALKDYAVLKNLNLTKCGLVIHPDASWLGASPDGLVYDTLERPSFGLVEIKCPNAQSYVDCKFLKVAQGLHKLKESHCYYWQIQFQLLITGMQWCDLVICAHDDIFVQRV; from the exons atgtcatggccgagtctaaattcacaaggtgcctgttggagttcccgaaatttaccgtcaacgatgtgcgtcgtattgtcagagcatcaagtacaacgacacagagtcaacttgaaaagggtttcaagttctacgtttcatcctacctctgcaattttgaag ggggtgaagcctggacccgtggatgccatggttgtcctaaagccaaaaccaggtgctactacagccagtggagttag aagtacacttttcaagggctacagcggtgagctcccacacccggccaccctcaatcatggaccagtctacgctggaatcaaagcagattctcttccactcatctgcacaatgaacatctcgcctgacaagccacttgtggactccatctttgggaaggtacaagttggccgtgtactgtcctatcaacaaccaccacctccatctgacagtgttgtcatacatgaggatgcacccccattcccgagtctgccactagaatgttaccatctaagcccacctgaatattcatttgtgccaacacaccaagaacagctacacctaagctcactttctgtgaccttgtcacaatcacaccttattgaggaggcaacaagatcccaaagtgctacacctgagtggcattcacttaggagagaaaaagtgactgcctcacatttcagagaggtgagccacgttagaggtccaggtgctgcagaaagcctggcagaaaggataatccgagggacacgacaaacagcacacatgaagagaggacttgaaatggaaacaggggccttaaaggactatgcagttctgaaaaacttgaacttgaccaagtgtgggctagtgattcatccagatgcatcttggctgggtgcatcacctgatggacttgtgtatgacacacttgagcgtccatcatttgggcttgttgaaattaagtgcccaaatgcacaaagctatgtagactgcaaattcctcaaagtggcacaaggcctacacaaattgaaggagagccattgttattattggcaaatccaattccagttattgattactggtatgcagtggtgtgatttagttatctgtgcccatgatgatatctttgtgcagcgagtttag
- the LOC143522559 gene encoding uncharacterized protein LOC143522559 isoform X2, which translates to MGVKPGPVDAMVVLKPKPGATTASGVRSTLFKGYSGELPHPATLNHGPVYAGIKADSLPLICTMNISPDKPLVDSIFGKVQVGRVLSYQQPPPPSDSVVIHEDAPPFPSLPLECYHLSPPEYSFVPTHQEQLHLSSLSVTLSQSHLIEEATRSQSATPEWHSLRREKVTASHFREVSHVRGPGAAESLAERIIRGTRQTAHMKRGLEMETGALKDYAVLKNLNLTKCGLVIHPDASWLGASPDGLVYDTLERPSFGLVEIKCPNAQSYVDCKFLKVAQGLHKLKESHCYYWQIQFQLLITGMQWCDLVICAHDDIFVQRV; encoded by the exons atg ggggtgaagcctggacccgtggatgccatggttgtcctaaagccaaaaccaggtgctactacagccagtggagttag aagtacacttttcaagggctacagcggtgagctcccacacccggccaccctcaatcatggaccagtctacgctggaatcaaagcagattctcttccactcatctgcacaatgaacatctcgcctgacaagccacttgtggactccatctttgggaaggtacaagttggccgtgtactgtcctatcaacaaccaccacctccatctgacagtgttgtcatacatgaggatgcacccccattcccgagtctgccactagaatgttaccatctaagcccacctgaatattcatttgtgccaacacaccaagaacagctacacctaagctcactttctgtgaccttgtcacaatcacaccttattgaggaggcaacaagatcccaaagtgctacacctgagtggcattcacttaggagagaaaaagtgactgcctcacatttcagagaggtgagccacgttagaggtccaggtgctgcagaaagcctggcagaaaggataatccgagggacacgacaaacagcacacatgaagagaggacttgaaatggaaacaggggccttaaaggactatgcagttctgaaaaacttgaacttgaccaagtgtgggctagtgattcatccagatgcatcttggctgggtgcatcacctgatggacttgtgtatgacacacttgagcgtccatcatttgggcttgttgaaattaagtgcccaaatgcacaaagctatgtagactgcaaattcctcaaagtggcacaaggcctacacaaattgaaggagagccattgttattattggcaaatccaattccagttattgattactggtatgcagtggtgtgatttagttatctgtgcccatgatgatatctttgtgcagcgagtttag
- the LOC143522385 gene encoding uncharacterized protein LOC143522385: protein MSFYPRTTDQPRPGQEQNHFKDTPGFTTHGVPYNPQATVIHTDPCGPAPFPHRRTAGPSDVGHVNIPVEGPLHTGEVGSSRCSKLPVLTSRTRVTRSGLMRPSPPTITMLPPLPKPAGREPLRAFRPAKGLPKSSRLLPGNPPGYFLLPSYPLATLPGVQRDTSPRRRDPGPWRDSTVEALQEEKPGRNLHLDLALIHDPDEEPVDKEEAL from the exons atgagtttttaccccaggacaactgaccagccaaggcctggacaggaacagaaccacttcaaagacacaccaggttttaccactcatg gtgtgccctacaacccccaagcgacagtgatccacacggatccctgtggaccagcacccttccctcacagaaggacggcgggaccctcagatgtcggccatgttaacatccctgtagaaggaccactccacactg gtgaagttggctccagcaggtgttctaaactgcctgtgctcacttcacgcacgagagtgaccaggtcaggactgatgaggccttctccgcccaccatcacaatgttgcctccactccccaaacctgctggccgagagccactccgtgccttcaggcctgccaaag gtttgcccaaatccagccgcttGCTACCTGGGAACCCCCCCGGGTATTTCTtactgccctcctaccctctggCCACTCTTCCGGGAGTGCAGCGAGATACAAGCCCTCGGCGCAGAGACCCGGGCCCGTGGAGGGACAGTACTG tggaagccctgcaggaggagaagcCTGGCAGGAACCTCCACCTGGACCTCGCCCTCATACATGACCCAGATGAGGAGCCAGtggacaaggaggag GCCCTGTAG